One Pseudomonadota bacterium DNA window includes the following coding sequences:
- the rmuC gene encoding DNA recombination protein RmuC, which produces MREKIHDLESARATDQQDMEKLKTFKDELDKQLAVSLQKNERIPDLEREISRKEDLLDGLRRENSLQMATIAELNTRVEDEKQLGAEKLSTINNAREELRNQFKTLAQEIFDEKGKKLGEQSRERLDEILKPFKEEIKDFRKKVDDVYVNEAKERASLKKELQDLKELNQRINQEAINLTHALKGDKKAQGNWGELVLERVLEQSGLRKGVEYETQESFRDSDEKLFKPDVIIHLPEEKDVVVDSKVSLLAYERYCSAEKDADRQRALTEHVNNVREHIKGLSSKNYSDLKGIRSLDFVLMFMPIEPAFLVAFQADEKLFSDAFENRIVVVTPTTLLATLRTIENIWRYERQNQNARIISDRASAVYNKLRGFVEDMEKLGKQISTTHSTYDDAMAKLTTGKGNLIRQAERFVELGVKVNKTIPKSITDFAETEGDEDED; this is translated from the coding sequence ATGCGCGAGAAAATTCATGATCTTGAGTCAGCCCGGGCGACGGATCAGCAGGATATGGAAAAACTCAAGACCTTCAAGGATGAGCTGGACAAGCAACTTGCGGTATCCCTGCAGAAAAATGAAAGAATCCCCGACCTGGAAAGGGAGATTTCAAGAAAGGAGGATCTGCTTGATGGCCTGCGCCGGGAGAATTCTCTGCAGATGGCGACCATCGCCGAACTGAACACCAGAGTTGAAGATGAAAAGCAGCTTGGTGCGGAAAAACTTTCAACGATTAACAATGCGCGCGAAGAGTTGCGGAACCAGTTCAAGACCCTGGCCCAGGAAATTTTCGACGAGAAGGGCAAGAAGCTTGGGGAGCAGAGTCGAGAACGACTTGATGAGATTCTGAAACCTTTCAAGGAAGAGATCAAGGATTTCAGGAAGAAAGTTGATGATGTGTATGTGAACGAGGCAAAGGAGCGTGCCTCGTTAAAAAAGGAACTGCAGGATTTAAAGGAGCTGAACCAGCGGATCAATCAGGAGGCCATCAACCTGACCCACGCCCTGAAAGGCGATAAAAAAGCCCAGGGGAACTGGGGGGAGCTGGTGCTGGAACGGGTTCTGGAGCAATCCGGGCTCCGCAAGGGAGTGGAATATGAGACCCAGGAGTCATTCCGTGATTCCGATGAGAAGCTGTTCAAGCCTGATGTAATCATCCATCTGCCGGAAGAAAAGGATGTGGTCGTTGACTCAAAGGTTTCTCTTCTGGCCTATGAAAGATACTGCTCGGCGGAAAAAGATGCTGACCGGCAGAGGGCGCTTACGGAACATGTCAACAATGTCAGAGAGCATATCAAGGGACTGAGCAGCAAAAATTATTCCGACCTGAAAGGTATCCGGTCCCTTGACTTTGTCCTGATGTTCATGCCGATCGAGCCGGCCTTTCTGGTGGCCTTTCAGGCAGATGAGAAGCTCTTTTCCGATGCTTTTGAGAACCGGATTGTGGTCGTTACCCCGACGACCCTGCTCGCCACTCTGCGGACCATTGAAAATATCTGGCGTTACGAGAGGCAGAATCAGAATGCCAGGATCATCTCCGATAGGGCCTCTGCGGTCTACAATAAACTTCGCGGGTTTGTCGAAGATATGGAAAAACTCGGCAAGCAGATCTCCACGACCCATAGCACCTATGACGATGCGATGGCGAAACTGACCACCGGCAAAGGGAACCTGATCAGGCAGGCGGAGCGATTCGTTGAGCTTGGGGTCAAGGTGAACAAGACAATTCCGAAATCGATCACTGACTTCGCCGAAACCGAAGGGGATGAAGATGAAGACTGA
- a CDS encoding peptide chain release factor 3, with the protein MSVKLRKEIEKRRTFGIISHPDAGKTTLTEKLLLFGGAIKMAGAVKSRKTDQHAVSDWMSIEQERGISVTSSVMKFNYRDYEINLLDTPGHQDFSEDTYRVLTAVDSALMVIDNAKGVETQTEKLMEVCRMRNTPVITFINKLDREGLEPLDILSDIEEKLQIECAPLSWPIGMGKSFKGVYNIYRQELHLFTPSQETKPQDIIVIKNLDDPKLDELLGPQADKLREDIDLLAGAANPFDHAYYLKAGQTPVFFGSAINNFGVKELLDGFVELAPPPGPRETTTRTVAPEEASFSGFTFKIQANMNPAHRDRIAFFRICSGKFTRGMKVRHHRLGKEVALANATIFMAQDRSSVEEAFPGDIIGIHNHGTIKIGDTFTDREELKFTGIPSFAPEHFRRVLLKNPLKAKQLGKGLTQLAEEGAVQMFKPLQGSDYILGAVGVLQFDVTMARLKAEYGVEAVYESVDYATARWVSCDDRKKLQTFEKENQSNLAYDGEGHLSYLAGSEWRLSRTMELYPDIRFHKTREHS; encoded by the coding sequence TTGTCTGTAAAATTACGCAAAGAAATTGAGAAACGCCGTACCTTCGGCATCATCAGCCATCCCGATGCGGGTAAAACCACCCTTACCGAAAAGCTCCTGCTTTTCGGCGGCGCCATCAAGATGGCCGGGGCGGTGAAATCGAGAAAAACAGACCAGCACGCGGTCAGCGACTGGATGTCCATCGAACAGGAGCGCGGCATTTCGGTCACCTCCTCGGTCATGAAGTTTAATTACCGTGATTATGAGATCAATCTCCTCGACACCCCCGGCCATCAGGACTTCTCCGAAGATACCTACCGGGTTCTGACCGCCGTTGACAGCGCCCTGATGGTCATCGACAACGCCAAAGGGGTCGAAACCCAGACTGAAAAACTGATGGAAGTATGCCGGATGCGGAACACTCCGGTCATTACCTTTATCAACAAACTCGACCGGGAGGGCCTTGAACCGCTGGACATCCTCTCCGACATCGAGGAAAAACTGCAGATAGAATGCGCCCCTCTTTCCTGGCCGATCGGCATGGGGAAAAGTTTCAAAGGGGTCTACAATATCTACCGCCAGGAACTGCATCTCTTCACCCCGAGCCAGGAAACAAAACCCCAGGACATCATCGTTATTAAAAACCTTGATGACCCGAAACTCGATGAACTTCTCGGCCCCCAGGCGGACAAACTTCGCGAAGACATCGACCTCCTTGCCGGAGCTGCCAATCCGTTTGATCATGCCTATTACCTGAAGGCCGGCCAGACTCCGGTTTTCTTCGGCAGCGCGATCAACAATTTCGGGGTCAAGGAGCTCCTTGACGGCTTTGTCGAACTCGCCCCTCCCCCCGGTCCTCGCGAGACAACAACCCGTACGGTTGCCCCGGAAGAGGCATCCTTTTCCGGTTTCACCTTCAAGATTCAGGCAAACATGAACCCTGCCCACCGTGACCGGATCGCTTTTTTTCGCATCTGCTCGGGCAAATTCACCAGGGGTATGAAGGTCAGGCACCACCGGCTGGGAAAGGAAGTCGCCCTTGCCAACGCCACGATTTTCATGGCCCAGGACCGGAGCAGCGTCGAAGAGGCCTTCCCCGGCGACATTATCGGTATCCACAATCACGGGACGATCAAAATCGGCGACACCTTCACCGACCGGGAAGAGCTGAAATTTACCGGGATCCCCAGTTTCGCCCCTGAGCATTTCCGCAGGGTCCTCCTGAAAAATCCTCTAAAAGCCAAACAGCTCGGAAAAGGGCTGACTCAGCTGGCCGAGGAAGGAGCGGTCCAGATGTTCAAACCGCTGCAGGGCAGTGATTACATCCTAGGCGCAGTAGGTGTCCTGCAGTTCGACGTGACCATGGCGAGACTGAAAGCGGAATACGGGGTCGAAGCCGTCTATGAAAGTGTCGATTATGCCACTGCCCGCTGGGTCAGCTGTGATGACCGGAAAAAACTCCAGACCTTCGAAAAAGAGAACCAGTCAAACCTGGCCTATGATGGGGAGGGGCATCTTTCATACCTGGCCGGGAGTGAATGGCGGCTGTCTCGTACCATGGAACTTTATCCCGATATCCGGTTCCATAAAACCAGGGAACACAGCTGA
- a CDS encoding cytochrome c3 family protein, which translates to MKLNIVLSMLVAVLFVGGVNISFAAGPHDENCVECHSVHYAKGDFIIGAEPNQKVDNPASATKADGIEALCLGCHNKDQGIMPIHLSTTHPTGIIPSYVNVPDKLLRDGKFSCVSCHNPHPSNNNYKYLVVDTEKGAKIGRFCAVCHTEQASDDMKKSAGAAEVKSGPQATPRVKVRMAKK; encoded by the coding sequence ATGAAGTTGAACATCGTTTTGTCAATGCTGGTTGCGGTACTCTTTGTCGGTGGGGTCAATATTTCTTTCGCCGCAGGGCCTCACGATGAGAATTGTGTTGAATGCCATAGTGTTCACTACGCGAAAGGTGACTTTATCATCGGCGCCGAACCGAATCAGAAAGTCGACAATCCCGCCTCGGCCACCAAAGCCGACGGGATCGAGGCGCTGTGCCTCGGTTGTCACAACAAGGACCAGGGGATCATGCCGATCCATCTGTCAACCACCCATCCCACGGGAATTATTCCGTCCTATGTCAATGTTCCGGACAAGCTTCTCCGGGACGGGAAATTCAGCTGCGTCAGCTGTCATAACCCGCATCCGTCCAACAACAATTACAAGTATCTGGTTGTAGATACTGAAAAAGGCGCGAAGATTGGCAGGTTCTGCGCCGTGTGCCATACGGAACAGGCGAGCGATGACATGAAGAAGAGCGCGGGCGCAGCCGAGGTCAAAAGCGGACCCCAGGCCACCCCCAGGGTCAAGGTCAGGATGGCGAAAAAATAA
- a CDS encoding radical SAM protein encodes MNRQKQPSVLLIHPPVAKPAEPPAGITRLAGALRGNNIACQLLDASVEGILYLLNSPLPADDTWSLRAIRNRAANIEALRSPGHYQNRDRYRRAVADLNRLLEIYGNDRNLTLSFSNYQDHELSPLKSSDLLRVAKKFENNIFYPYFSERLRQLIAGNLPEMIGVSLNYLSQAQTTFAMVGFLKTNYPDLPIVMGGGLVTSWLSNLDWQNPFEELVDHLIAGPGEGPLLKLLGVEPGPSLLPPDLTDLPLDQYLSPGLILPYGAASGCYWNRCSFCPEKAENNPYLPLGNKRVRKELAGLIDHTKPALIHFLDNAISPSLLKDLAADPPGVNWYGFCRFEKLLADPEFCHSLKKSGCVMIKLGLESGDQTVLDKLDKGINLKMVSIILNNLNAAGIATYIYLLFGTPAEDYAAARRTLDFVVDHHDCITFLNLAIFNMPIESPEAGHFAVRNSYDGDLSLYTEFQHPAGWNRKEVRSFLDREFKRHPIIAEIIRNDPPLFTSNHAPFFC; translated from the coding sequence ATGAACCGACAGAAGCAACCCTCAGTACTGCTCATCCATCCCCCGGTCGCCAAACCGGCGGAACCCCCCGCCGGGATCACCCGTCTTGCCGGGGCATTACGGGGAAACAACATCGCATGCCAATTGCTTGATGCAAGTGTTGAAGGAATACTCTATCTCCTGAACAGTCCGCTCCCGGCCGATGACACCTGGAGTCTCCGGGCAATCAGGAACCGTGCCGCAAACATTGAGGCCCTTCGTTCTCCGGGACACTATCAGAACCGGGATCGCTACCGGAGGGCGGTGGCCGATCTGAACCGTCTGCTGGAAATTTACGGGAATGATCGAAACCTCACACTCAGCTTCAGCAACTATCAGGACCATGAGCTCTCACCCCTGAAAAGCTCAGATCTGTTGAGGGTTGCGAAGAAATTCGAGAATAATATTTTTTATCCCTATTTCTCGGAACGTCTTCGGCAATTGATCGCCGGAAATTTACCGGAAATGATCGGGGTCTCCCTGAATTACTTGAGCCAGGCCCAGACCACTTTCGCCATGGTCGGTTTTCTGAAAACCAATTACCCGGATCTTCCGATTGTCATGGGCGGCGGACTGGTGACCTCCTGGCTCAGTAACCTCGACTGGCAAAACCCTTTCGAAGAACTTGTCGACCATCTGATCGCCGGACCGGGAGAAGGGCCTCTTTTAAAATTGCTGGGGGTCGAACCCGGCCCGTCTCTCCTTCCCCCTGATTTGACTGATCTGCCGCTTGACCAATATCTTTCACCGGGCCTGATTCTGCCTTACGGTGCCGCCTCGGGCTGCTACTGGAACAGGTGCTCATTCTGTCCGGAGAAGGCTGAAAACAATCCGTACCTGCCCCTTGGCAACAAACGGGTCAGAAAAGAACTGGCCGGGCTGATCGATCACACAAAACCGGCGCTGATTCATTTTCTCGACAACGCCATCAGCCCTTCCCTGTTAAAAGATCTTGCCGCAGATCCGCCCGGAGTCAACTGGTATGGTTTCTGCCGTTTTGAAAAGCTTCTTGCCGACCCGGAGTTCTGCCATTCCCTTAAAAAATCGGGATGCGTGATGATCAAACTGGGCCTGGAATCCGGAGACCAGACAGTCCTTGATAAACTGGACAAAGGCATCAATCTCAAGATGGTTTCCATAATCCTCAACAATCTGAATGCAGCAGGAATAGCGACCTATATCTACCTTCTTTTCGGCACCCCGGCGGAAGACTATGCCGCAGCCCGCAGAACGCTGGATTTTGTGGTTGACCACCACGACTGCATTACCTTTCTGAATCTGGCAATCTTCAACATGCCCATCGAGAGCCCTGAAGCCGGACACTTTGCCGTCAGGAATTCATACGATGGAGATCTGTCCCTGTATACCGAATTCCAGCATCCCGCCGGCTGGAACCGAAAAGAGGTGCGGAGCTTCCTCGACCGGGAGTTTAAGCGACACCCCATCATTGCGGAGATCATCCGTAATGACCCGCCTTTGTTTACTTCGAACCACGCACCGTTTTTCTGTTGA
- a CDS encoding DEAD/DEAH box helicase: MSFKSFNFDQKINNGIQACGYTAPTPIQLETIPQILKGRDIMGLAQTGTGKTAAFVLPMLQKLVSGPRRQVRAVIVAPTRELAEQIHENIEKLGRQTGLRSVSVYGGVSKVGQLKSFRTGVEIIVACPGRLLDHLDSGDLKISGIEILVLDEADMMFDMGFLPAIKRLLKYMPKTRQNLLFSATMPEAVKKLADSILVDPVTVQINHSKPADTVSHVLFNVEKKGKTPLLKSLMKETEMTSTLVFTRTKYGAKNLAVTLLKEGHQAVALQGNMSQNKRREAMEGFKKGQYNVLVATDIAARGIDVSGISHVINYDVPDTVEAYTHRIGRTGRAQCTGEAITFAAREDFRFIKDVESNLNSKMLLRETPENARFESEPTELPSGNRHRPAPKRNQARGIRKPARNAAANHVFNFATSDGKPERDENFAGKTSGHHNPSAKKTYDHKGGKAQRGRRSAPMGLDFVPRARRRGQSSTARPQTER; encoded by the coding sequence ATGAGTTTTAAAAGTTTTAATTTTGACCAGAAGATCAACAATGGCATTCAGGCGTGCGGTTACACCGCACCTACCCCTATCCAGCTGGAAACAATTCCCCAGATCCTCAAAGGTCGCGACATCATGGGATTGGCACAGACCGGAACCGGCAAAACAGCCGCCTTTGTTCTGCCCATGCTGCAGAAACTGGTGAGCGGCCCCAGGCGCCAGGTTCGGGCAGTTATTGTCGCCCCCACCCGTGAGCTTGCCGAGCAGATTCATGAGAACATCGAAAAGCTTGGACGCCAGACCGGTTTGCGCAGTGTTTCGGTGTACGGCGGAGTCAGCAAGGTCGGCCAGTTGAAATCGTTCCGAACGGGGGTTGAGATCATCGTCGCCTGCCCCGGCAGACTTCTCGATCATCTGGACAGCGGCGATCTGAAGATTTCCGGAATCGAAATCCTGGTCCTGGATGAAGCGGACATGATGTTTGACATGGGCTTCCTGCCGGCCATCAAGCGGCTGTTGAAGTACATGCCCAAGACGCGACAGAACCTGCTGTTCTCGGCAACCATGCCGGAGGCGGTAAAAAAACTGGCCGATTCGATCCTCGTTGATCCGGTTACAGTGCAGATCAATCACTCCAAACCGGCCGACACGGTTTCCCATGTCCTGTTCAATGTCGAGAAAAAGGGCAAAACCCCTCTCCTCAAATCACTGATGAAGGAAACGGAGATGACCTCAACCCTGGTCTTCACCCGGACCAAATACGGGGCCAAGAACCTGGCCGTCACCCTGTTGAAAGAAGGGCACCAGGCCGTAGCCCTCCAGGGCAACATGTCACAGAACAAACGCCGAGAGGCGATGGAAGGCTTCAAGAAAGGCCAGTACAATGTACTGGTTGCAACCGATATTGCTGCCCGGGGCATTGATGTTTCAGGGATTTCTCATGTCATCAATTATGATGTCCCGGATACCGTTGAAGCGTATACACACCGGATCGGCAGAACCGGTCGGGCTCAGTGCACCGGCGAAGCGATTACCTTCGCTGCTCGTGAAGACTTTCGATTTATCAAAGATGTTGAAAGCAACCTGAACAGCAAAATGCTCCTCAGGGAGACCCCGGAAAACGCCCGGTTCGAGAGCGAACCAACCGAGTTGCCGTCGGGAAATCGCCACCGACCCGCGCCGAAGAGAAATCAGGCAAGGGGCATCCGCAAACCCGCGAGAAATGCTGCCGCAAACCATGTGTTCAATTTTGCCACCAGTGACGGGAAACCGGAAAGAGACGAAAATTTCGCCGGCAAAACCTCCGGTCACCACAACCCATCCGCAAAGAAAACCTATGACCACAAAGGCGGTAAAGCGCAGCGTGGTCGCCGGTCGGCACCGATGGGGCTGGATTTTGTACCACGCGCCAGAAGACGCGGGCAAAGCAGCACCGCCCGCCCTCAGACGGAAAGATAA
- a CDS encoding hemolysin III family protein, protein MRISTDPDRNQSSGEELSNTISHGAALVAALVGTPFIISNAVRSEDAWSVVGASIFSATIILLYLASALYHLLPAGKAKRIFRVIEHSAIFLLIAGTYTPFTLGVLRGVWGWTLFGIIWGIALIGVTLKVFVKGSHPVLSTILYLSMGWVIVIAIKPLLAGMPMEGFLWLLAGGLSYTAGVYFYVTDWRFHYGHFIWHLFVITGTVCHYFAVFRYAV, encoded by the coding sequence ATGCGTATCTCTACAGATCCGGACCGCAATCAGTCAAGCGGTGAAGAACTATCCAACACCATCAGTCATGGAGCCGCGCTCGTCGCGGCGCTTGTCGGCACGCCATTTATCATCAGCAATGCAGTCCGTTCTGAAGACGCCTGGTCTGTTGTCGGTGCAAGCATTTTCTCCGCAACCATCATTTTACTCTACCTCGCTTCCGCTCTTTATCATCTGTTGCCGGCGGGCAAGGCAAAGCGGATTTTCCGGGTCATTGAGCATTCGGCTATATTTCTTTTAATCGCCGGAACGTATACACCGTTCACCCTTGGTGTGCTGCGTGGCGTTTGGGGCTGGACGCTCTTCGGAATTATCTGGGGGATCGCTCTGATCGGGGTGACGTTGAAAGTGTTTGTCAAAGGGTCGCACCCGGTTCTTTCCACCATTCTGTATCTGTCGATGGGCTGGGTGATCGTTATTGCCATCAAGCCTTTGCTTGCCGGCATGCCAATGGAAGGTTTTCTCTGGTTGCTTGCCGGAGGGTTATCCTATACGGCAGGGGTGTACTTTTATGTGACCGATTGGCGGTTCCACTACGGCCACTTTATCTGGCATCTTTTTGTGATCACGGGAACTGTTTGTCATTACTTTGCTGTTTTCAGGTATGCGGTTTGA
- a CDS encoding TVP38/TMEM64 family protein — MKKRYLPLYAALAVLTAFLLCFSYFDICPVLELLFPALQINKTTIVDFIRSLGAWGALGSIGLMIVHSFIPYPAEFLTIANGMVFGPFWGVVITWVGAMLGAYASFGLTRRYGRPFVARKVNRSQLEKIDRWVQDQGAMSLLLSRFIPIISFNLINYGAGMTRISWWTFSWTTGLGILPMTLMMVILGDNVHVLPWWTWVILLVAIIGITFGMNSLYAGHRKKKLSD, encoded by the coding sequence ATGAAGAAAAGATACCTGCCACTTTATGCCGCGCTTGCTGTTCTGACGGCGTTCCTCCTTTGTTTTTCCTACTTCGATATTTGTCCAGTACTCGAGCTGTTGTTCCCCGCCCTGCAAATAAACAAGACCACAATTGTCGATTTTATCCGTTCGCTGGGCGCCTGGGGGGCATTGGGGTCAATCGGGTTGATGATCGTCCACTCTTTTATCCCGTATCCGGCGGAATTCCTGACCATTGCCAACGGCATGGTCTTCGGCCCATTCTGGGGCGTGGTGATCACCTGGGTTGGCGCCATGCTTGGTGCGTATGCAAGTTTCGGCCTGACCAGAAGGTACGGCCGACCTTTTGTCGCCAGGAAAGTCAACCGATCCCAACTCGAAAAAATTGACCGGTGGGTGCAGGACCAAGGAGCAATGTCGCTCCTCCTCAGCCGATTCATCCCGATCATATCTTTTAATCTTATTAATTACGGTGCGGGAATGACCAGGATATCCTGGTGGACCTTTTCCTGGACCACCGGATTAGGAATCCTGCCGATGACCCTGATGATGGTCATCTTGGGGGATAACGTCCATGTCCTGCCCTGGTGGACATGGGTGATCCTCCTTGTCGCAATCATCGGCATAACCTTCGGGATGAACTCTCTTTACGCAGGTCATAGAAAAAAGAAGTTGTCCGATTAA